The genome window CGTCGCCGAGCGAACAGAGCTCGCCGACGCCGAGCTCCCGGAGTTCGTCCGTCGGGAGGAGGCCGCCTCGCACCCCCGTTGGGTCTGGGACGACACCCGCGGCTGGTATCCGCGGCTCCTGGGGGCCGGCGTGCGGGTCGAGCGCTGCGTCGACCTGCGCCTCAGCCACGCGATCCTCCGGGCGTCCACGCTCACGGCCGGCTCCCGCCTGGCGACGGCGCCGCCCGGCCCGTGGGACGCCGCGCGCGTCCTGGACGACACGGCCGAGCCGCCCGCGGACGCGGCGACGCTGTTCGACCTCGACCACGCCGTCGAGGTCGCGCCGCCGTCCGGCGAGGCGGAGCTCGCGGCGCAGCAGGAGGCGGTCGCGGCCAGCGCCGCGCCCGCACGGCTGCGTCTGCTGCTCGCCGCGGAGTCCGCCGGCGCGCTGATCGCCGCCGAGATGCAGCACGCCGGGCTGCCCTACAGCGTGGAGCGGCACGACGAGCTGCTGCGCGCCGTCCTCGGCCCGCGCCCGCGGTTCGGCCGGCCCGAGGCGCTGGAGACGCTGGCCGCCGAGATCCGCGCGGCGCTGGAGGCGCCCGATCTCAACCCGGACAGTCCTCCCGAGCTGCTCAAGGCGCTGCAGCGCGCGGGCCTGATGGTGACCTCGACGCGGTCCTGGGAGCTGCGCGAACTCGACCATCCCGCGATCCCGGCTGTCCTCCGCTACAAGAAGCTCTCCCGGCTGCACTCCGCCAACGGCTGGAGCTGGCTCGACGCCTGGGTGCGCGACGGCCGGTTCCGGCCGGACTACATCCCCGGCGGCGTCGTCACCGGGCGCTGGGCCACGCGCGGCGGCGGCGCCCTCCAGTTGCCGAAGGAGGTCCGCGGCGCGGTCGTCGCCGACCCGGGCTGGAAGCTGGTGGTCGCCGACGCGGCACAGCTCGAGCCGCGCATCCTGACCGGCCTCGCCGGCGACACCGCGATGGCGCAGGCCGGGCGCGGACGCGACCTCTACGCGGGCATCGTCGCCACCGGGGCGGTGGAGGAGCGCGCGCAGGCCAAGGTGGCGATGCTCGGAGCGATGTACGGGGCGACCACCGGCGACAGCGGCCGCCTGATGCCGCGACTGGCGCGCGCGTTCCCCCGGGCGGTGCGGCTCGTGGAGGACGCGGCACGCACGGGGGAGCGCGGCGACATCGTGACGTCGCGGCTGGGCCGCAGCTCCCCACGGCCCGGCGGCAGCTGGCTGGCCGTCCAGTCCGCGGCGTCCGGGTCGGACTCCACGCCGGCGGAGGAGCGCCGGGCGGTGTCGCAGGCGCGCGACTGGGGCCGGTTCACACGCAACTTCGTCGTGCAGGCCAGCGCGGCCGAGTGGGCGCTGTGCTGGATGGCGGAGCTGCGCAACCGGCTCGCCCGCCTCACCCCCGACGGCGCCGAGCTCACCGCGGGCCCGCACCTGGTGTACTTCCTGCACGACGAGGTCATCGTGCACACCCCGGCCGAGCTCGCCGAGACCGTCGCGGCCGAGGTGCGCGCGTCCGCCGAGGCCGCCGGGCGGCTGCTGTTCGGCGGGTTCCCCGTCGACTTCCCGGTCACGGCCGCGATCGTCGACAGCTACGGCGAGGCCAAGTGAGCCGGCAGCGGCGCACGGCAGGCTCGCGGCCGGGAATGGGGGAGTGTCGCGCTTGGTTGCACCCACCGACCTGACAGAGGATGGAGACCATGACCGACACCCAAGCCCCCGCCGATCCCGACGCCGTCCTCGCCCGGTACCACTCCCGCCGCGAGCAGGCCGTCACGGCGCCACAGGGCAACCTGGCGCTGGTGAACACCCAGTGGATCACCGGGGAGCCGGACTCCGAGCAGCCGGTCTGGGGCGTCCCCGGGCTCTGGTCGCCGCTGCCCGCGGGCCAGTCGGGGCTCAAGGTCACCGCCGCCGCCACCGATGACATCTTCGTCGACGAGGTGCTGGTGGACGGCTCCGCCATCGTGCGCGGCAAGGACGACCCGAACCCGGGCGCCATCCGCTTCAGCGACACAGTCACCGGCTTCGTCATCGCCAACGAGCAGGGCGAGTACGCGCTGCGGGTGTGGGACGCGCAGTCCGAGGACATCCAGAAGTTCGGCTCGATCGACGCCTTCCCGTTCAACCCGGAGTGGATCATCACGGCGACGTTCTCGCCGATCGAGGGCGGCAAGACGGTCGGCTTCGAGCACCTCAAAGACGACGGCGCGACCCGGGACATGGTCATCCCGGGCGAGATCACCTTCACGAAGGACGGCGTCGACTACAACCTCGCCGCGTTCAAGGCCGGGCGCGCGCTGCAGCTCGTCTTCTCCGACACCACGAACGGCGAGAGCACCTACTCGGTGGGCCGCTTCCTGTTCGTCGTCCCGAACGAGGACGGCACGGTGACGCTCGACTTCAACCTCGCCGTGCTGCCGCCGTGCGCGTTCAGCTACAACTTCAACTGCCCGCTGCCGCCCGCGCAGAACCGTTTCGCCGTGCCGATCGAGGCCGGCGAGAAGAACGTGCTGGACAAGGACGGCAACCTCCTGCACTGACCTGCGCCGTCAGTCCGGAGTCGTCACTCCAGCGCCGCCGCCGGCTTGCGGCCGCGGCGGGGACGCTCGGGGCAGCGGGGCTGCACCAGCGCGCCCGGGTGCGCGGCCAGGGCCTTGGCGACCTCGTCCAGCCATTCGATCGCGGCGCGGGCGCCGAGCTCCGCGGCGCGGTTGGCGGCCAGCACCGCACGGGAGTCCGCGTCGTGCGTGAGCTCGCGGATGCGCTCGGCGAACGCCGCGCGGTAGTCGGCGACGACCGCCGCGGCGTCGGCGCCCTCGAGCGACGCGGCCACCAGCACCTGGTCCTGCATCTCGTCCCAGTCCGGGCGGGCGTCGCGGGGGCCCGCCGTCAGCCAGGCCGCGGCCTCGACGGCCCCGGCCGCCGTGAGCCGGTAGAGCGGCAGGCCGTCCTCGGTCTCGCCCGCCGACTCGATCAGCCCCTGCTCGGTCATCCGGTCGAGCGTGGAGTACACCTGCCCGGCATTGAGCTGGCGGCGGTTGGCCGCGCGCAGGAGGAACTCGTTCTGGAGCTGGGAGCCGTAGGCGGGGCCCTGGGTCAGCACCGCGAGGAAACCATACTGGACCGACATACCGGGTATGCTATTCCGCCTCCGGAGGATTGGCACCCCGGAACGCCGCCGCGCGGGAATCGCCGAATCACAATCTTGTAACTCGGGCGCGTTCTCCGGCATAATCGCGGTAGTCAACTTCATAGAAGTCATGGAATCCGTTCGCGGTCGTAGGGGAAGACGTACCGACGAAGGAGGAAACCATGACGGCTCACGCAGCTCGAGGAGTGCTCTACGTGCACTCCTCTCCCAGCGCGCTCTGCCCGCACATCGAGTGGGCGGCAGGACGCGCACTCGGTCGCGCCGTCAACTTCACGTGGGAGACGCAGCCGGTCCTGAAGGGCGCCCAGCGCACCGAGTTCTTCTGGGACGGACCCCAGGGCACCGGAGCGCGCCTGGCGACGGCGCTGCGCGGCTGGGAGCACCTGCGCTACGAGGTCACCGAGGACGCCGGCCTCGGCACCGACGGCGGCCGCTGGATGCACACCCCCGACCTCGGCATCTTCTTCGTCCAGACCGACACCGCCGGCAACACCGTGGTGCCGGAGGACCGCATCCGCTACGCGATGGAGGTGGCCGGCTCCAACCCGCTCGAACTGCACCGCGAGCTGCGGCTCGCGCTCGGCCAGGCCTGGGACGACGAGCTGGAGCCGTTCCGCCGCGCCCACGACGACACCTCCGTCATCTGGCTGCACAAGGTCGGCTGACGCCAGACTCCCGCGACGGGCCCGGCCCAGCCGCCCGCACGCGGTGAACAGAAGAAGGCCCCGGTCATTCGACCGGGGCCTTCTTCACACCCGCCAAACGTGACTAGTCGCGGAAATCGACGATGCGATTCCCGCGACTACTCACGTTTCGTGTGGTCAGACCGAGCGGATCGCGACGACGGCGTTGTGGCCGCCGAAGCCGAACGAGTTGCTGATCGCCAGCTGCGGGCCGTCGCCGAGCGGCTGCGGCTCGCCGGAGACCTTCAGCGGGATCGCCGGGTCCATCTCGGTGATGTTGATCGTCGGCGGGGCGACGCGGTCGCGCAGCGCGAAGATCGTGAACACGGCTTCCAGCGCGCCGGTGCCGCCGAGGAGGTGGCCGGTGGACGCCTTGGTGGCCGAGACCGGGATGTCGTGCACCCGCTCGCCGAACACCTCGCGCAGGGCGACGTACTCGGACGGGTCGCCGACCGGGGTGCTGGTGGCGTGCGCGTTGATGTGGGTGACCTCGTCGGGGGAGACCCCGGCCTGCTCGAGCGCGAGGCGGACGGCACGGCTGGCGCCGCGGCCCTCCGGGTCGTTGGCGGTGATGTGGTACGAGTCGGCCGTGACGCCGCCGCCGACGATCTCCGCGTAGATGCGGGCGCCGCGGGCGAGCGCGTGCTCCTCGGTCTCCAGCACCAGGCTCGCGGCGCCCTCGCCCATGACGAAGCCGTCGCGGTCGACGCTGTAGGGGCGGGAGGCGGTGGCCGGGTCGTCGTTGCGGCGTGACAGCGCCTGCATCGACGCGAACGACGCGATCGTGATCGGGTGGATGGCGGACTCCGTGCCGCCGGCGATGACGACGTCGGCGAGACCGGCCTGGAGGTGCTCGTAGGCGTTGACGAGCGACTCGGTGCTCGACGCGCAGGCGGAGGCGACGGTGCGCGCGAAGGCGCGGGCCTCGAAGTGCATGGACACCGCGGCGGACGCGGCGTTCGGCATGAGCATCGGGACGGTCATCGGGAGCACGCGGCGCGGGCCGCGCTCGCGCAGGGTGTCCCACGCGTCGAGGAGGGTCCAGACGCCGCCGATGCCGGTGGCGTAGTCGACGCCGAGGCGCTCGGGCGCGACCTCGGGGGAGCCGGCGTCGGCCCAGGCCTCCAGCGCCGAGACCAGCGCGAACTGGCTGGACGGGTCGAGACGCTTGGCGGTCGGCCGGTCGAGGATGGTGTCCGGCCGCACCTTCGCCTCCGCGGCGAACGTGACGGGCAGCTCCAGCTCGGCCACCCAGTCGTGGGTGAGGCTGCGGGCCCCCGACTCGCCGGCCAGCAGCGCTGCCCAGCTCTCGGGGGCGGTGCCACCGAGCGGGGAGGATGCGCCCACGCCGGTGACGACGATCTTCTTGGTCATAACGGCAACTCCGTGTAGTCGGAACAACGGTGCAGCGCGCAGAGCGCTGCTACCCGCGCGGGCGGCGCCTCGGGCGAGGCGCGCCCGCGCGGAGGAAGTGTGTTCTTGCGGTGCTCAGGCGTCCTGCGCCTTGACGATGAACTCGACGGCGTCACCGACGGTCTTCAGGTTCTTGACCTCTTCGTCCGGGATCTTCACGTCGAACTTGTCCTCGGCGTTGACCACGATGGTCATCATCGAGATCGAGTCGATGTCGAGGTCGTCGGTGAACGACTTGTCCAGCTCAACCGTGTCGGTCGCGATGCCAGTCTCGTCGTTGATGAGCTCGGCCAGGCCGGCAAGAACTTCTTCGGTGGACAATGCCATGGTGTTTTCTCCTTGAGGGGGTGTCGTTTTGACCGTTGATCAGTCTAGGGCAGGCCCTAGGGGAGCACGACGACCTGCGCGCCGAAGACCAGACCGGCGCCGAAGCCGATCTGGAGCGCGAGACCGCCGGACAGTTCGGGGTGCTCCTGCAGGAGCCGGTGCGTGGCGAGCGGGATCGAGGCGGCCGACGTGTTGCCGGTCGTCTCGATGTCGCGCGCGATCGCGACCGTCTCCGGCAGCTTGAGCTGCTTGGCGAACTCGTCCACGATCCGCATGTTCGCCTGGTGCGGGATGAAGGCCGCGAGCTGGTCGGGCGTGACGCCGGCGGCGTCGAGCGCGTGCTTGGCGACCTTCGCCATCTCCCAGACCGCCCAGCGGAAGACGGTCTGGCCGTCCTGTCGGAGGGTCGGCCACGGGGCCTCGCCGTCGCGGAACTCGGTGAGCGTGTTGCCCATCCCGACCGCGCCGGCCTTGGAGCCGTCCGAGCCCCACACCGTCTTGGCGATGCCGGGGTACTCGCTCGGGCCGATCACGACGGCGCCCGCGCCGTCGCCCAGCAGGAACGAGATGGTGCGGTCCGTCGGGTCGACGACGTCGGAGAGCTTCTCGGCGCCGACGACGAGCGCGTAGTGCGCCTGGCCGGTGCGGATGAGCGCGTCCGCCTGGGCGACCGCGTAGGCGTAGCCGGCGCAGGCCGCGTTCATGTCGTACGCGGCGGCCGGGTTGGCGCCGACGTTGTCGGCCAGTACGGCGGCCAGCGACGGCGTCTGCTGCGGGTTCGAGATGGTCGCGACGATCACCGCGTCGATCAGCTTGGGGTCGACGCCAGACTTCGCGATGGCCTCCTTGGAGGCCTCGGTGGCGAGGTCCACCGCGCCGACGTCGTGGCTGGCCCGGGTGCGGGTGATGATGCCGGTGCGCTGGCGGATCCACTCGTCGGAGGAGTCGATCGGGCCGACCAGGTCGTCGTTCGGGACCACGAGGTCGCCGCGGGCTGCGCCGATCGAGAGGATGCGGGTGTACTGCGGGCCGTGGGACTGCTGCAGGGTGGGGTGGGTCATGGCTGCGGTCCTCCTAGGCGGCCTGGTCGATGAGGTCGAACGCGGCGGGCAGGTCGTCCGGCGTCTTCACCGCGACCGCGGGCACGCCCTTCAGCCCGCGCTTGGCGAGGCCGACGAGCGCGCCGGCGGGCGCGACCTCGATGATGCCGGTGACGCCGGCGTCCTGGAACGCCTGCATGTCGAGGTCCCAGCGCACGGGCGAGGAGACCTGGCCGACGAGCAGGCGGACGAACTCGGCGCCGTCGGAGACCTCCGAGCCGTCCTTGTTGGTCCAGAGCCGCAGCGTCGGGTCGTTCGTGGTGAGCGTCGCGGCGAACGCCTCCAGCGCGGGGACGGCGGGCGCCATGTAGCGCGTGTGGAAGGCGCCGGCGACCTGCAGCGGGATGACGCGGGCGCGAGCCGGCGGCTCCTCGGCGAGCTTCGCAAGGGCGTCGAGGTCGCCGGCGACGACGATCTGGCCGCCGCCG of Leifsonia shinshuensis contains these proteins:
- a CDS encoding beta-ketoacyl-ACP synthase III → MTHPTLQQSHGPQYTRILSIGAARGDLVVPNDDLVGPIDSSDEWIRQRTGIITRTRASHDVGAVDLATEASKEAIAKSGVDPKLIDAVIVATISNPQQTPSLAAVLADNVGANPAAAYDMNAACAGYAYAVAQADALIRTGQAHYALVVGAEKLSDVVDPTDRTISFLLGDGAGAVVIGPSEYPGIAKTVWGSDGSKAGAVGMGNTLTEFRDGEAPWPTLRQDGQTVFRWAVWEMAKVAKHALDAAGVTPDQLAAFIPHQANMRIVDEFAKQLKLPETVAIARDIETTGNTSAASIPLATHRLLQEHPELSGGLALQIGFGAGLVFGAQVVVLP
- a CDS encoding beta-ketoacyl-[acyl-carrier-protein] synthase family protein, whose amino-acid sequence is MTKKIVVTGVGASSPLGGTAPESWAALLAGESGARSLTHDWVAELELPVTFAAEAKVRPDTILDRPTAKRLDPSSQFALVSALEAWADAGSPEVAPERLGVDYATGIGGVWTLLDAWDTLRERGPRRVLPMTVPMLMPNAASAAVSMHFEARAFARTVASACASSTESLVNAYEHLQAGLADVVIAGGTESAIHPITIASFASMQALSRRNDDPATASRPYSVDRDGFVMGEGAASLVLETEEHALARGARIYAEIVGGGVTADSYHITANDPEGRGASRAVRLALEQAGVSPDEVTHINAHATSTPVGDPSEYVALREVFGERVHDIPVSATKASTGHLLGGTGALEAVFTIFALRDRVAPPTINITEMDPAIPLKVSGEPQPLGDGPQLAISNSFGFGGHNAVVAIRSV
- a CDS encoding PadR family transcriptional regulator, whose amino-acid sequence is MSVQYGFLAVLTQGPAYGSQLQNEFLLRAANRRQLNAGQVYSTLDRMTEQGLIESAGETEDGLPLYRLTAAGAVEAAAWLTAGPRDARPDWDEMQDQVLVAASLEGADAAAVVADYRAAFAERIRELTHDADSRAVLAANRAAELGARAAIEWLDEVAKALAAHPGALVQPRCPERPRRGRKPAAALE
- a CDS encoding acyl carrier protein codes for the protein MALSTEEVLAGLAELINDETGIATDTVELDKSFTDDLDIDSISMMTIVVNAEDKFDVKIPDEEVKNLKTVGDAVEFIVKAQDA
- a CDS encoding DUF3145 domain-containing protein, whose amino-acid sequence is MTAHAARGVLYVHSSPSALCPHIEWAAGRALGRAVNFTWETQPVLKGAQRTEFFWDGPQGTGARLATALRGWEHLRYEVTEDAGLGTDGGRWMHTPDLGIFFVQTDTAGNTVVPEDRIRYAMEVAGSNPLELHRELRLALGQAWDDELEPFRRAHDDTSVIWLHKVG
- a CDS encoding DUF1684 domain-containing protein produces the protein MTDTQAPADPDAVLARYHSRREQAVTAPQGNLALVNTQWITGEPDSEQPVWGVPGLWSPLPAGQSGLKVTAAATDDIFVDEVLVDGSAIVRGKDDPNPGAIRFSDTVTGFVIANEQGEYALRVWDAQSEDIQKFGSIDAFPFNPEWIITATFSPIEGGKTVGFEHLKDDGATRDMVIPGEITFTKDGVDYNLAAFKAGRALQLVFSDTTNGESTYSVGRFLFVVPNEDGTVTLDFNLAVLPPCAFSYNFNCPLPPAQNRFAVPIEAGEKNVLDKDGNLLH
- a CDS encoding bifunctional 3'-5' exonuclease/DNA polymerase, with translation MHILLDRVAPGRVSAVRIAERPGAVEGVSVAERTELADAELPEFVRREEAASHPRWVWDDTRGWYPRLLGAGVRVERCVDLRLSHAILRASTLTAGSRLATAPPGPWDAARVLDDTAEPPADAATLFDLDHAVEVAPPSGEAELAAQQEAVAASAAPARLRLLLAAESAGALIAAEMQHAGLPYSVERHDELLRAVLGPRPRFGRPEALETLAAEIRAALEAPDLNPDSPPELLKALQRAGLMVTSTRSWELRELDHPAIPAVLRYKKLSRLHSANGWSWLDAWVRDGRFRPDYIPGGVVTGRWATRGGGALQLPKEVRGAVVADPGWKLVVADAAQLEPRILTGLAGDTAMAQAGRGRDLYAGIVATGAVEERAQAKVAMLGAMYGATTGDSGRLMPRLARAFPRAVRLVEDAARTGERGDIVTSRLGRSSPRPGGSWLAVQSAASGSDSTPAEERRAVSQARDWGRFTRNFVVQASAAEWALCWMAELRNRLARLTPDGAELTAGPHLVYFLHDEVIVHTPAELAETVAAEVRASAEAAGRLLFGGFPVDFPVTAAIVDSYGEAK